The DNA sequence AACCACGTATGTAagttatgcccccccccctccatcaCCCCCtccatcaccccccccccccccccccccccatcaccCCCTCGCAAGATGTTTGCTCCTGTCAGTCGGTGTACCTAGTGTTGTCCACGTAATATATTTTGGATCCTTTTCTTAATGCAAAAAGATACCTCTTCTGCTGAAGAGACggagagggggtggggggggggggggggggggtgagagcAGCATGAGGCAGGGTGGGATAAAGGAGAGATATATGAATTGAAAGTAGTTTTTATATGATAGATACTTCATTTTTACTATCATCAAAGATATAAAAataacgacacgaacaacagtggATTGTCAGATTTTCAGGACGACCTTTCCTTTCTTAAggtattttttttacttgttcCAGCGTAGGACACATTAGTTCAGTTCAGTCTTGACGTTCAGTTAGAACATACTTTTtattgccacatattacactcgataatttttaatatgtaaacattttgtttgttatcagcttttgtagtttaacACTAGTgttagtttccttttctatttagttttcctttctatgtaaatattctatcgtacCGAGGAAgagacaggtcgtcccgaaatcttgacaattcactgttgttcgtgtcgttggtcttttttagtgctttttgggagttgaactatgttcaatctccctgggtcatcacgcacttttctgcgcagtaatttgtattgatttgtatagtggtcgtcagcgggggttctgtgtcagctgatttactcctaggtaaatcaacataaacttttataaacatccgccattaaataatccatgtaacttttctgaattaatctaattttgataattgacatgtaaataaatgcaatgatattgtattcaaatcaatttcgatcaaattgatactgatagacatagaaaaataaaagataaggttgaaaattgtcgtttgtagcgcagcgtcacctataaacattgatagggaaacgaacgacaactgcacacaagccctattgacaccgtggcgcgaaatatcgaatatggtgcgaaacctcagaaaatttacaagaaataactctacaacattgtgtatgtgtatatatttggttttttttaatgtgatataaaaaatgcttgatgttacatgtagattgaattaatacacgtcattcccagtcaacaactttcgattgggatcggaatacgaaataaaatttcttatatccggtggcaaagtgaaactgcttcatgcttcaagttattgaattacgtagtaattgcacgttacacattagagaactgttccttttaataaagaaagtcacaaaatagatacaaaatgagtgtaccttattcattactgttaccgagctttcgtcgactataatctcgaaatggcgtgtttcgttgcgcttgatgacggtaaggtccacattttctacgtgagtagtgtgatatttgtttatgaattttttgcgcatacatggtatgtctcggctaggaataatggaaactttctcacctatgtatgtaaagacatattaatctctatttttaaaaatgtagaacacttttatcaaatgacaatgtttgaaaacgcttagagccccgatgtcagaatttccttttccaagacatcaatatgtcaaattcattatcctttttgaatagtatgttccatattttgtaccagttatccattttgaatcccctattacaatgggattttgctgcactctgtaatgtttgagtggatgtcatgagtgtgtgtcaaacagaaattttaagagcatgggataaggtgctgccatgtattacttcactatcaaagtttaacccagttgccacaatgttgaatttatgctgcaaaaaggattggaaattgctctggtcaaaacacattgtttatttgtctacagatgaaagagacatgaggattctccctcacaaactgaaaaaaaaaatagttatggatcttgtacatatatagtttattaatcactatagatttccagcatcacgagtctgattccactatatactttccatactgtcaggttcattcatcccctgtttgagccacagtataatatcccaaataccttggcaataaataacattatttgactagtgtttcatttttagcggagttgcgatgaagtcgaactcggcttatgatctgatgaagtgcctttgggcgggcaggcgggcacgcatcaacatttcatttctgcaccatagctcttgagcaaattataggatctcattcaaacttagatggattgtcaccctcagtaagataaggaagcctatcgattctggggtcactaggtcaaaggtcaaggtcactggctataaatagactgaaatttggagaaaattttgttttccgcaccatagctcttgaacgaattataggatctcaatcaaacttagatcaattaagtaagacaagaagcctatcgattccggggtcacaaggtcaaagtcacagtggctataaatagactgaaatttggagaaaattttgttttctgcactataattttttaacaaattataggatctcaattaaacttagatggattatcgcccttgatgagacaaagaagcctattgattttggtcaagggttaaaggtcaaggtcacaaaggatttaagtcggctgaaatttatgtacgcaaaattttgctccctgcttgataattcttgaaaacttttctgccggttccctctatgcccattccttgcgcaactcggcttgtgcatttccgatgcccgacaatttttaatttttttgcatttcatttatttttagttattatacaattacttaccattccattgatcctctacaggactgtagtatactcaggtgacagtttagcatattggactaccgtttcaagtaatgaatccttagaattagctataactaggattaaacttgaatgtatatatacaggggaaaaacttcttcataactgcaaggcattgataaccatattgatttgaatgtttgggccataatatgtggtcacatttttcatgagaatataaaggggtgaaattgtagaaaacaacaacacgacttcagttactcgaggagcgttgtggcccatgggccttccattatccatgtttgctgttgtaacgctttgaaaaacaacaacagttgatttgtatctaaaatcatgataatattcagtcatttatccccctacccttccagtactatcttttctaactgaatttccacaatgttcaactcccatgagtactttaagtactttgattatatcctactattagatccgacactttggatgTTTAGTGTTGTTAGATTTCAGTACTTATATTGGCTATTCCATTATGATTTTCTACGATAGAATTTACCGTCATTCATGCCTAAATAATGCATATGTTCACAACATTTCCCGTCGCGAGGGGATGCTCCACTTAGCTGTGCTCTTGTTGAACAAATACTACCGATTGATGATTTTGTCTGTCACCGAGAATGACCTGTGAAAACCTTTTATAATCAAGCAAGAACACATCATACAACAACAATATTAGTCGTACTATGGATATTCAACTTCCCATACATATTCATATactgtagcaatatttcattatcacctgcatgtggtgtttgtctctcaaatgattcgatacgcaagagcttgttctgtgtacgATCAATTTTTATACGGCCGTcattatggcgctgtccgtgcgtaTGGCTCACTGGCTGTCCGTCCGGGGTCAAATTTTCCGGACTgttttccgtaacggatgcatgtacaactttgaaatttggtcacaatttctcccacAAGAATtataagagtgagtttgcatttcagctggattgatccATCTTTGGCCTACGTAAGGGCTATAAATAGGTCAAACAgctttccggacttttttccttacagatattgccctgaaagaacaaggtacgattgtgtatataaaaaggcccccaaaatttctgttttaaatgtgtcttgaattaaGCTTGATCTGTAAGtcaaatatatgccaggtatactatctcaactttaaatcaaagttattgcttatttgatagcattattacgtcatgaataagactttttcccgccttttttcaaaaagagcttgctaactgttaaatttcatccagattattgcctaggaaaaggtgtgcccttctgtcgagcaaaatgaaattaatatatattgtttattataatagacgataaaaaatgtatttgaatatgaatttgctcgacgcatgggctgcatgttttctgaaaggaaaacaccctgaatttatgattttttttcattgattttggcatttttaGCAATTTTATGCCACTCTTGTCATTACAGCACGAAggaattttggatcaaattaaatgtagtttgtttttgcttatatattctttattcgAATGgcagattttgggactcctattaaaatcataaattttctgggccagatgactgtagaaacagTACCTGCTTCTTTACAAATAATCTTcttctcagaggaatacaagttcagttgtTATTTCATCTGGATTGATCagtccgtccgtgacctacattaggactaaaagtaggacaaacagttttccgggcatttttcattatggatagatattgccctgaaatttagtcacagacTTCCTCTTGGAGGATTACAAGTTCAGTCTGAATTTCAGCCGGATTGGTCTGTccctgacctacttttgggctaaaaatagACGAAGCAGTTTTTCGGGCTTCTTTCATtacgaatacagatattgccctgaaatttagtcacaggctcCCTCTTggagaaatacaagttcagtttgcatttcaggtGAATTGGTCTATCATTGACATACTTTAtggaaaaataggtcaaagagttttccagactttttttcgTTACGGATACCATGAAATCTAGTCAAAgacttcctctcggaggaatacaagtgcagttagcatttcagctggattggcgcactatgACTTATAGTACTTTAGGGGGTAGAAGTGGGTcaatcagttttccagattgttttggtatggtcacaggtattggtctgaaatttagtcacagcctccctctcagagaaatgcataatcatttcatatttcaaacatttcaactaaattggtgcaccatgaccttctctagggctaaaagtagatcaaatgttttcctggactttttgtcatcatagatagatattgcaacgacattttgtcacaacctcactctcagaaaagtacataatcagttcacatgtcagatggattggttcaccatgacccactttaaggcttttctattcagattgtgtgttgtatcaattcataGTGTACAATATGCTTCAGGTTGAATTTCagtgtccgacgggcgtatatatattataccgtttgcggtactcttttGAAATTAAGGTAGGTTACTGACATACAAGTTGACATTACATGAGTTTCAAGAGTCtcgtcagtatttcgcaaattatatggtccttataatgatctagtttgccaatacatcctatctttgggtcaaatgctatcttaCTATCTTACATTTTTATATAGGGCCGAGTGGTTAAaacattgcgctcaaaatcacacggcctctcacctctgctcagcgcgggttcgaatcccgattgcgccggtaagtgagaaagttttccagtttactttcggaaggtcggtggtctcttcccaggtacattgtatctgggttctctcttccaccaataaaaactgggcgccaccagataactgaaaaattgttgagtgtggcggaaaacagccaatcaatcatacattttcatatcgattgttaggccgttgttggcacactgattttgactacggattgctctgtttaccttatcaagatacaCGGCTCACGGAAGTTGTGACCGGTCGGTAGGCGGTGCTTAcacctcataggcacctgatccgaccaccggtatatccagggacccgtgtttgcccaactcttaattttaatgtttattcCTTATTATaaattatgagatttatcactgttcgttatcgtcaccctTTTCATCATGAGATATCCCAAAACTATAGAAACGATAACATTTGACAATATTGGTTTTATGACATACTTAAACGCGAAAAAACGTTGAACaccaatatattattttattaagtattgaaatgaaattcaaacttgattgattgtatattgtttaacgtccctctccagaatatttcactcatacgtGTACATTATTGAATTCATCATATTTTTGTTGAATTGCAGTCCTCATGAAACTATTCTAAGGACTGTATTTGTTCGAAATAATCGTACAAACAGTTTCAATCAGAATATATCTCATGTGGCGCTCTAAAGGCAAATGAAATGTTGGTGTAATGCATTCCGAAAGGATACGGTGTCCGGGCAACAGAGGGTGCTTACTCTTCCAAGGAACCCCGCCCCAGGTATattcaggagtccgtgtttgctcttCTGGTGATTTTACATTGTTATAGGATTTATGGACTagtctctgttcgttatcttcacttgttttctttaaaaaaagcaTGAACTTGAGAACCGCACACGAGTATTACACAGACTAATTGAAACTAAAAAATCGAAAACATTTATTCCTTTGTAAATAATATGATGTTTATAAGACCATGTAATGATATTTGcaatatagtatatatatatatcccttCAAGGATTATGAAGCATTCATCAGGTCGTAGCTGTAGGGAACAACGCTATTGTTTACGTCTTTCATGCCATAAAATAATTTCCTTATAACATGGGCATTATTAGGACAGACGCAGTTACTTGCGTTAGCTACTGTTCTTCTAACAATGAGGTGATGGAGTATATCATTTCATCGgattaaaatcttcaatttcCATGTGATATACTTTTTTCCTACTATCGATGgacaaagtttgtttttaaaagaatcaatgaaaatacattagTGCCAAAAATCCTCTTAAAAGCATTGATTTATTGGATATTCATAAGCATATAAAGATTAGGATCAAAAGCCAGGACCTCTTGTTTCCTCGTGGCCGGACAACGAGCGTGTGAAATGTCCTCCAACTCGAGTGGGTCTCTAGTGCATGTAGATTGGCGCTATAATGTTCCGGTAGAGGGTCTTGGCACTGTATATTTTTACATCATCCACTCCGTAGCACTCACGTGTATTCTTTGCAGCTTTGTTTCGGCGGTTGCCGTGATTGTTTCGTCCTTTCGTTCCAAATCTGCCAGGACGTTCTTTAAGTCGTGGTCGAAATGCGAACGCTTTGTCGTTTATCTGGCTCTTTGTGATGGTTTGTTTAATTTAGCCCACTTTATGGATCATTTTCATATGGCGGTCACTAAGGACAATGTCCACCCACTGGAATTGTGCGAATACTACGGCTTTATCATTTTCTTGTTCATTTCGGCGCAAATGATATTGGTATCACTAATTGCAATCAATGCCTTCGCTCTAATGAAATTTAGTAAGAACATAGGTCTGGGGAAGTATGACTGGAAACTTCTAATACTGACATTTGGATTTCCGTTTTTGGAGTGCCTTGGTGTCACTATTGCAGGGGAAATGGGACCGACTGGAGCATAGTAAGTTTAAATTGTTACAAACTAAGAAATTGAGGTTTTGATATTAGTTTATTGAATTCAACAGAATATCATTTTCTCTTGTAGTTGTGGAGTAGCGGGAACAATTTCTACCCTTTTCTTCTCCACAATACCAGTGTTAACTGTTATAACGTTGAATATTATTCTCTACTCAATTACATGGATGAAGATTCGGGCGGAGACAAAACGATTAGCTGGTTGGTTGTCGCTCTTATACGTAAAGTTTTTCATGCATAATTTTATTACATTCATGATGCTGAGTACAAGTAtctcttttaaaaattacaaaaataacgGATTTCGAATGCATTTACAATATCACGAGATAATACCAAGCTTtgcttttcaaatttgtaaCAGTGGCAACAgtttctccatatgagtgaaaaaatctcgagaggaacgtaaaacaagatacaatcaatcaatcaatcatttaaagCTTAGCCTATCAATtcatcgatttttttttttttttttttttttttggcatcgGGTACCTTGAAGAACGACATGAAGCAGTTTACAGAAAAAATATCTGATCGGTGTTTTTGAGAACTTTAAATTTTGCGAATATTATTTTACGgcacaattttctttttaatccGCGAACAAACCATTTTCAGCGTGTGTAAATCAACACCGTACGATAAATGACGAAAACAATTACCTTTTCCCgtactttaaaaaaacaaatatattacatatttagtTTGACAATTTTTGGAAACACAATACACGGTAATCATGAAAGTAATTTTGGAAACGCCTATTTTAGTTGGGTGAATCTCCTGTGATTATTTTACATTCTTTTTAGGTTCTATTGGAGAAAAGGCTAATTCGACAAGAAAAGCCACCCAGGTCGCCAAAAACATGTCATTGTTTGTACTGGTATTTATCATTCAGTGGTGGGCCATAGCGGTTTATGGTGCCTGGCAGCTAGTCGTGGAGAGCGTTCCTTTGGCAATGCTCGTGTTTCTGACGACATTTTCTAACATCGGTGGAGTTTTAAATGGAATCGTGTTTTTGATCATGCGGAGAAACAAGAACCGCCAGTTAGCTCCAGAAACTACAGTCGTTTCTACGTCACAAGCCCACAGAGCAAAGAATCCACCCCAACCGTGATGAACACTGTGTAAAATGAAGACTATCTCCATAATGTCAATCTAATAGTAAATATAACATATTGTTGTTTTTCAAGTGATTTTCATTGCACtgtaaaatgataataaattgTTCCAATGCCttaaaagttaataaacattttAAGGGGTATCAGCTAACACGTGTATCTACCAAAGTTATGTTATCCGACTGTTACCCTTGTAGGAAAATTAATTTATCAGCTATGTATTATACACAACTCACCACTTGTATAATACGTTTGTACTTGCTTGACACGTGAACTAGAGATGAATCTAgacgttctatttttagaacgatGTTCGTTCGAGTTCAAttaaaagattatgtaataCCCGTGTGTCTGTATTGCGCACTTTCTAGAAATGGTATTCTCTAGAAATTGTTTAATGTGAATAAATAGCCTGTAAATTCAGTGGTAACAAACTTTCTACAGAATTACATAAAGGATCTTGAACGAGTGCTTATGTATGGAAAGCCGTAGGGTACCCCcccattattattatttttccctatataaaataccaaaattataatctcttccaaaaataaaaattttcccCCTATTTgccgatattattattatatcgcagCGATAATAATAATCTGTCCCGAATCTCAGACaccaaattataatttcatccccaaaagaaaaatattctttatttatgacattattataattataaatagtgccgcaataattataaaaactgacccgatttaaagtcacacattatctttataaatataatctttccactacaataataattactgaacatcgccaacaataattatctttttttttttatttgaacgcTACAAAATATAATCTGTAAGTTGACAATAATAATTCTGGACCAGCCAAAAGACAAGATTATTATTGTTGGTGGAAAATATTTGGACGCTTGAAAAAGAAAACGTTTGTCTGAATCGGATTCACAATAATAATCTCCGACTTCAGATTGGCAGATATTATTTCATGCGTGACTGTGCAAGCGGTTGGTCGAGAGGGAAATCACGTGACATAGTTTCACTTTGACTTTATTATGGAAATGATTGTTTGTCGAAAAGGTATCCTGGTATGTGTTTCTTTTGGAGGATGATAAATGTGAATGATTCAATGAATAAATCTTTGTTGGAACTGGAGTATAACATTTTATATCTTTGTGACATGATAGATAGAAAGGGAATTTTATCAAACACACTGGCCAGCTGCACaggcagttttttttttttcgtaacaCAGGCCACCCTAGGGcttaattatgcaaaatgatatagggctcacggcgggtgtgaccggtcgacaggggatgcttactccttctaggcacctggtcccatctctggtatatccaggggtccgtgtttgcccaactttctattttgtattgcttataggagttacgagattgatcactgttagttatcttcacctttcatggatcTCTTTAATCTGTGTTTTATGTTGATTTCTTAATGTACTGAATAGGGTGTCATCACATGAGGTGTCCATTTCTGGTACGGGAACAACCCTATCCGGGGAGTGGGCGTGTCAGTACTAAGTAGCACCTCCACCGCTAAATCCCACATCATTTTGTATACATGACCACCCTTCTGCTTAGATAATTCACAAAGGTGGTACTAAGTACACATACGTCATGCAGTTAATTGTTTCCCAGCTATTCACACAACCATCTAAGGGtgcatacaatgtataattaaGGAGGTCCcttacatcgtcataatgactgatttccttttaaaacatggatgaaaaaatcagtATCAGCAACATTTATCTATTCCTTTTTTATTTAACTACCTAGccaagtagctcagtaggttagcaaaCTGACTGGTTGTGCGTTCGAGTCTCCagatttctactaaaactgcatttttgacattaaattaaaatgaagtaaatttgaaaattttcaatttcaaaatattgttgtacatatccttagGATTACAAGGAGAAAGCTTTAAGAACCCTGGCTTATATTTGCCATGATTGTCATGCAATAAATTTGTGCACGATTCAGTTATTGCTTTTCATTAATCTAATTGATGTGTATATCAATGTGGTGGAGATACTGCTCACATTCAAATTTGGAGCTcagtataaatatatctaattatTTCAATCTGTTTTTGTATAAGAATTAATGCACAGAAGAGAGCTACAATTCAataagatcattaattcaattatagaAATGTTGAATTGATGATTAGTTGTTCTctctaaaagaaatatattgcatacatCTGCAGTCAATTAATGTTATATTTAATCCAATTGTAGAGAGCAATACATCAATTACAGtgcacattaaatgaattattgctctctacaattgaattgtagcttGCACCAATtcagttgttgatatcatcaattcatttgaagagagcaacaattcaatcatagcgcacatcaattcagcagaataattgctgctatcaccaattcaattaatgtatgcaaaaattctgaaatgaaaatatgttaaaattatttgaagagatcatggACTTGTTGCatgcttcaaatgaattgatagtatcttcaaaataattaaagatgccttaaattatttgagtttatattgatttggcactccatacaaCTGAGCCAAAGACCGCAATAAGCTTGTCTGATCAGAATGTCATTGTTGCAAGTCctctttcaatttttcatttggcatttcaatgaaacttagtaGAAAGTATCTTTGAGTAAAgaacttttaagtttgttcatttCAGGTTCCATGCCACCCCCAAAAGGGAAATGGACCTTATATCAattcatgaaatataataaaaaccaaaacatGTTAAAGCATCTGCCATATTCAAGTGGTCCAGTGTTTCTTAACAAAGAATGACTACCAGAAAACCATTCATATAAGAAGgttaaacatttttttccccTTGAGACGTACcggtagtacatgtacatacacaagAAAGATATATCATTGAACTGAGAATCAAttccaaaatacttttaaataattgTTATAATGGGGGTTTTAGGAGAAATCAACACCAATCATGGTTCAAAGAGTTATATTGTCTTAATCACATTAACcctaaaatatttaaacaatgtcACATGGCATAGTgtctaaaacatatatatacaagtatgtgGATGCATACTGTAATTTACATTATAGCAAACAACATGACTATTTTAGATCAGAACCTTGCTTTGGCAACCATAGTCTATTAAAGCACAAACACTTTAAGTATCAAAGACaattcaataaatacatgtatataatttattacacAATCATACATATCTGACATTAATAATACATATCAGAAGGTgctaaacattttgaatatataaatgcatagtaaataaaaaaaaaattctgtaaacTTCTGTGGTTAGCAAGTTTAACAGTACAAAGGTATGGCTTGGACAAAATTCATGGGTGTTTTTGTAGGGGATGGTGGAGTGGGATGGGAGAGTTCAAAGAATAAATTCTGTCCATGAATAGCCTTTAGCATTCATACCAAATGAAATTCTGTAAAGCTccacatttaaaatatttcaaggataaaaaaaacacccccaGAAAATGTGAATACTTGaaaatgtatctgattagttaAATACATAAAACTATGGAACAGAAATCAGCTGGCAATAAAAGCAAGTGTACAAAGTCATGGaaacaaatgtatattttaCAACATCTCATGATGTTAAAGAATCATCA is a window from the Ostrea edulis chromosome 5, xbOstEdul1.1, whole genome shotgun sequence genome containing:
- the LOC130054702 gene encoding uncharacterized protein LOC130054702, producing MSSNSSGSLVHVDWRYNVPVEGLGTVYFYIIHSVALTCILCSFVSAVAVIVSSFRSKSARTFFKSWSKCERFVVYLALCDGLFNLAHFMDHFHMAVTKDNVHPLELCEYYGFIIFLFISAQMILVSLIAINAFALMKFSKNIGLGKYDWKLLILTFGFPFLECLGVTIAGEMGPTGAYCGVAGTISTLFFSTIPVLTVITLNIILYSITWMKIRAETKRLAGSIGEKANSTRKATQVAKNMSLFVLVFIIQWWAIAVYGAWQLVVESVPLAMLVFLTTFSNIGGVLNGIVFLIMRRNKNRQLAPETTVVSTSQAHRAKNPPQP